The following are encoded in a window of Solibacillus sp. FSL R7-0668 genomic DNA:
- a CDS encoding aldo/keto reductase, whose translation MNYRTLGKSTINISEISLGCMSLPPIAEEAKQVIDLAIDAGITYFDTADLYDRGENEKVVGEALKAHRSNIILATKVGNRWEDGKDGWGWDTSASYINNAVRQSLRRLQTDYIDVYQLHGGTLDDHWDEIIDTFEGLKKEGLIREYGISSIRPNVFVPFLQNSAAVSNMMQFNILDERAAEFFEAIEQSGASVVTRGSVAKGLLTNEWRQRLKSFMSYDEAQAKTLLEKIETLYGDVHAAALAFNLQHRAVSSTVIGARTKQQLQQNLAAYEKAQAIDNIHQLASFTRQDRYTDHR comes from the coding sequence ATGAACTATCGTACTTTAGGAAAGAGCACAATCAATATTTCAGAAATCAGTCTAGGCTGTATGTCGCTTCCTCCTATCGCTGAAGAAGCCAAGCAGGTTATTGATTTAGCCATTGATGCGGGAATCACTTATTTTGATACCGCCGATTTATATGACCGTGGCGAGAATGAAAAGGTTGTCGGGGAAGCATTGAAAGCGCATCGAAGCAATATTATTTTAGCTACAAAAGTGGGGAATCGCTGGGAAGATGGAAAAGATGGCTGGGGCTGGGATACGTCTGCAAGCTATATAAACAATGCTGTGCGTCAGAGCTTGCGTCGCTTACAAACCGATTATATTGACGTCTATCAGCTACATGGTGGTACACTGGATGATCATTGGGACGAAATTATCGATACATTTGAAGGGCTGAAAAAAGAGGGGCTCATTCGTGAATACGGAATTTCATCCATTCGCCCTAACGTTTTCGTACCGTTTTTACAAAATAGCGCGGCTGTGAGCAATATGATGCAATTTAATATTCTTGATGAGCGTGCAGCGGAGTTTTTCGAAGCCATTGAACAAAGTGGGGCTTCTGTCGTGACGCGTGGCTCTGTTGCAAAAGGACTCCTAACAAACGAATGGCGCCAACGCTTAAAATCATTTATGAGCTATGATGAAGCACAGGCAAAAACCCTTTTAGAAAAAATCGAAACCCTTTACGGCGATGTCCATGCAGCAGCTCTTGCGTTTAACTTGCAACATCGTGCCGTTAGTTCCACCGTCATTGGTGCACGTACAAAGCAGCAATTACAGCAAAATTTAGCAGCCTATGAAAAAGCTCAAGCAATCGACAATATCCATCAATTAGCTTCGTTTACGCGTCAGGACCGCTATACCGATCACCGATGA
- a CDS encoding VanZ family protein, which translates to MKKSIFFVVLGMIVVVIMSNMRYEQQSLIPLLQDVLQDKPFEQWLSQFQFHYWGGIVSVETKGYFKFVEFLIRKGTHFFGYGLLALILYSFYKRLKWRFPIVLSFLSVVVIASLDEYRQSMIPGRMGMVGDVIIDASGALTCLVIAKLIVVSYHYVKR; encoded by the coding sequence ATGAAAAAATCGATTTTTTTCGTAGTATTGGGGATGATTGTTGTCGTCATCATGTCAAATATGCGTTACGAACAGCAATCACTGATTCCCCTCCTGCAAGACGTTTTACAGGATAAACCGTTCGAACAATGGCTTAGTCAGTTCCAGTTTCATTATTGGGGTGGCATTGTTTCGGTTGAAACGAAAGGTTATTTTAAATTTGTTGAATTTTTGATTCGTAAAGGGACGCATTTCTTTGGTTACGGGCTTTTAGCGCTCATTTTATATAGCTTTTACAAACGACTAAAATGGCGATTTCCTATTGTACTTAGTTTCTTAAGTGTTGTAGTTATCGCAAGTTTAGATGAATATCGCCAAAGCATGATTCCTGGACGAATGGGTATGGTCGGTGATGTTATAATAGATGCGAGTGGTGCATTGACATGCTTAGTTATCGCAAAACTCATTGTTGTTAGTTATCATTATGTAAAAAGGTAG
- a CDS encoding NUDIX hydrolase, with the protein MKKFEERTIQTTPIFDGKVISLKVDDVTLPNGATSKREIINHPGAVAVIAITDDHKLLLVEQYRKAIERSIIEIPAGKLEKGEEPIVTARRELEEETGYTTDDLTFVQAFATSPGFADEVIHIYLAKNLKKLEVAAALDEDEFVELMEVTLEEAEAMVADERIYDAKTAYAILWMKLHQ; encoded by the coding sequence ATGAAGAAATTTGAAGAGCGTACAATCCAAACTACCCCTATATTTGACGGGAAAGTGATTTCCTTAAAGGTAGATGATGTGACATTGCCAAACGGTGCTACATCCAAGCGAGAAATTATTAACCACCCAGGGGCAGTTGCAGTCATTGCCATTACGGATGATCATAAACTACTGCTCGTAGAACAATATCGAAAAGCAATAGAGCGTTCGATTATCGAAATTCCAGCAGGTAAGCTTGAAAAAGGCGAGGAACCAATTGTAACAGCTCGTCGTGAGTTGGAAGAAGAAACAGGCTATACAACGGATGATTTAACATTTGTCCAAGCCTTCGCTACATCTCCTGGTTTTGCAGACGAAGTAATTCATATTTATTTGGCAAAAAATTTGAAAAAGCTAGAGGTCGCTGCAGCACTTGATGAGGATGAATTTGTGGAGCTCATGGAAGTAACGCTTGAAGAGGCTGAGGCAATGGTCGCAGATGAACGCATTTATGACGCCAAAACGGCCTATGCCATTCTTTGGATGAAATTACATCAATAA